From the genome of Syntrophorhabdaceae bacterium:
TGAGCATTGCCAGTTTCGCCTTCTCGGTGATGAACTTCTTTTCCACCATCTGCTCGATGACGTATTCCTGCCTCAAGCGTGCGTTCCCGGGATGCCGCTTCGGTGTGTAACGGGAAGGCGCCTGCACAATGCCCGCCAGCAAGGCCGCCTCGGCGGGTGTTATGTTCGAGACGTGCTTTCCGAAATACACCTGGGACGCGGCCTCGACTCCGTAAACGCCATGTCCCATATAGATATTGTTGAGGTAGAGATTCAGGATATCTTTCTTGCTGAGATAGTTTTCCAGTTTGTATGCAAGGATAGCCTCACGTATCTTCCGGTTAAGGCTCTTTTCGGGACCCAAAAGCAAGGACTTGATGACCTGCTGGGTGATAGTGCTTCCTCCCTGAGCCATCCTGCCATAGACCACGTTCTTGATGAACGCCCTCAGGATGCCCATGGGATCGACGCCGCCATGTTTGAAAAAGTCGGCGTCCTCTGCCGCCAGAAAGGCCTCCCTGACATGTTTGGGTATCCTTTTGTAGGGGACGAAGACCCTGTTGTCGGGCACTAAAAGATACGTAAGCTCATCCTTCACGTCATAAATGCTGCTGACCGGTTTGTTCTTGAGATCCTTCAGGGCTATGACGGAGGGGATATCGTTGACAATATAGAAGATAAAAGCCGTAATAAAGAGCGCCGCCGACACGATGAGGAGAACCAGCAGATACTTATACAGCTTTCCCGGCGACCTCTTCCTCCCTTTCTTATTCTTTTTCTTCAAAACACTATCGACCCTTTTCTGACATCGTATGTGCCCGAGACGGTGATCCTCAGTTCAACGATGGAGGTGAAGGGGAGAAACCCCATGGTCCAGAGGGGATCATCGAGGGTGTTTCCGAGGGAGTGCAGCAGGTCGACCAGTTTCCGGAGAGCACGGTCCAATTCGGGCAGGGGTAAACGGGACATGATGGCACCAAGAGGGAGGCGCAAAGCATGGAGAACCTTCCCCCCGTCGACGATGACGATACCCCCTTTCATAGCGAGCACGGTGTTCGCGGCGAGGGCCATGTCATCGTCGTCGAAACCATGAACCAGAAGGCCGTGTGTCTCGTGGGCCACCGTGGACGCAACGCCGCCGCAACGGGCCCCGAAGCCATGAAGGAATCCCTGTCCCCATCTCTTCTGCTCCCTGCGTGTGTAAAGGATCTTGCGAACATCGCCTTGCCGGTCGGGAAGTATGCTGTTTCCGACCCGCGGCAAGGCCAGGTCCATACGTCTGGTGACGGTGCGGTCGACGATGTCGATAACGGGGACCCTCTCCATATTCAGCCGTTCTATGACAAATTCGGCGGCTTCGACGGACGAAAAGGCATAGGGGTAGAATTCCACCCCGACCTCAAGCTGAGGCGACGGCTCCCTTGCAAGCACGCCCGCCTCGGCGGCAAGGGTCCCGCGCTCAAAGACTGTAACCGGCGAAGGCCTCTCCAGGCTTTCAAGAAGGAGTACGTCCGCTATCCTGCCAGGAGTCAGGCTGCCAACGGCGGAATCCACCTTGAAATACCGCGCCGGGTTGATGGTGGCCATTCTGATCGCATCACGCGGTCTCAGTCCAAAACGGACGGCCTCGCTCACGATATGGTCCATGTATCCCTTGCCCATAAGGGCATCCGCGAAGATGCCGTCGGAGACGAGAATAATGGAATCGTTTGGCAGGGCATTGATGGCGGGACACAGATCTTCGAGATCGCTCCTGATGGAACTGTGGCGAA
Proteins encoded in this window:
- a CDS encoding adenine deaminase C-terminal domain-containing protein codes for the protein MIEKTLQDLKALVAVAGSDRAPDVVIQGGSVFDVFTGETFPGDLWVCGSWIAYVGEKKAKISEETKVVDASGLIAVPGYIDAHGHVDMFYNPATFSDVAVAKGTTTVFSDSHDLISCIGPKGFVEVLRSARGFNMKYLWGVPATYPPYPEVEGGEMFSIYDIWSLFSRYPECASVSEVSSYLRIIRNEDEILERMLLARSLGKNVEGHTLGASYDRLNALVAAGITSCHESIRPADLKNRIRLGLYTMVRHSSIRSDLEDLCPAINALPNDSIILVSDGIFADALMGKGYMDHIVSEAVRFGLRPRDAIRMATINPARYFKVDSAVGSLTPGRIADVLLLESLERPSPVTVFERGTLAAEAGVLAREPSPQLEVGVEFYPYAFSSVEAAEFVIERLNMERVPVIDIVDRTVTRRMDLALPRVGNSILPDRQGDVRKILYTRREQKRWGQGFLHGFGARCGGVASTVAHETHGLLVHGFDDDDMALAANTVLAMKGGIVIVDGGKVLHALRLPLGAIMSRLPLPELDRALRKLVDLLHSLGNTLDDPLWTMGFLPFTSIVELRITVSGTYDVRKGSIVF